In Nasonia vitripennis strain AsymCx chromosome 2, Nvit_psr_1.1, whole genome shotgun sequence, a genomic segment contains:
- the LOC100118884 gene encoding splicing factor 3B subunit 1 isoform X2 — MKEQLLKGEESELRKKIAEKAKDGTLKTNGEAKVAPKKRGRWDQTDDTPTAKKPTAGLGTATTPTSWDNADVTPAVVRWDETPGHGKGGETPGATPGVSTRIWDATPGHATPGATTPGRETPLEKVVSSRRNRWDETPKTERETPGHGSGWAETPRTDRVAGDLIQETPTPSASKRRSRWDETPTQTPGSMTPQTPATPLTTPHQTSILTPSGTTPIGSKAMGMATPTPGHLMSMTPEQLQAYRWEREIDERNRPLSDDELDAMFPPGYKVLQPPAGYVPIRTPARKLTATPTPIAGTPQGFFIQQEDKNSKLIDNQPKGNLPFMKPEDAQYFDKLLVDVDEESLSPEEQKERKIMKLLLKIKNGTPPMRKAALRQITDKAREFGAGPLFNQILPLLMSPTLEDQERHLLVKVIDRILYKLDDLVRPYVHKILVVIEPLLIDEDYYARVEGREIISNLAKAAGLATMISTMRPDIDNIDEYVRNTTARAFAVVASALGIPSLLPFLKAVCRSKKSWQARHTGIKIVQQIAILMGCAILPHLKSLVEIIEHGLVDEQQKVRTITALAIAALAEAATPYGIESFDSVLKPLWKGIRTHRGKGLAAFLKAIGYLIPLMDAEYANYYTREVMLILIREFQSPDEEMKKIVLKVVKQCCGTDGVEAQYIKDEILPHFFKHFWNHRMALDRRNYRQLVDTTVEIANKVGASEIINRVVDDLKDENEQYRKMVMETIEKIMSNLGAADVDSRLEEQLIDGILYAFQEQTTEDVVMLNGFGTIVNTLSKRVKPYLPQICGTILWRLNNKSAKVRQQAADLISRIAVVMKTCQEEKLMGHLGVVLYEYLGEEYPEVLGSILGALKGIVNVIGMTKMTPPIKDLLPRLTPILKNRHEKVQENCIDLVGRIADRGPEYVSAREWMRICFELLELLKAHKKAIRRATVNTFGYIAKAIGPHDVLATLLNNLKVQERQNRVCTTVAIAIVAETCSPFTVLPALMNEYRVPELNVQNGVLKSLSFLFEYIGEMGKDYIYAVSPLLEDALMDRDLVHRQTACAAIKHMSLGVHGFGCEDALVHLLNYVWPNVFETSPHLVQAFMDAVDGLRVSLGPIKILQYTLQGLFHPARKVRDVYWKIYNSLYIGGQDALVAGYPRIMNDPKNQYIRYELDYVL, encoded by the exons ATGAAAGAACAGCTCCTAAAAGGAGAAGAATCAGAA CTGCGTAAGAAAATAGCTGAGAAAGCTAAAGATGGAACTCTTAAAACGAACGGAGAAGCAAAAGTAGCTCCCAAGAAACGTGGTCGTTGGGATCAAACAGATGATACGCCAACCGCTAAAAAGCCGACTGCAGGACTTGGCACAGCAACAACCCCGACATCATGGGATAATGCAGAT GTCACACCAGCTGTTGTAAGGTGGGATGAGACTCCCGGCCATGGCAAAGGAGGGGAAACACCCGGGGCCACACCAGGAGTGAGCACAAGAATTTGGGATGCAACACCTGGTCATGCAACTCCCGGTGCAACAACCCCAGGGAGAGAAACCCCTCTTGAAAAAGTAGTTTCTAGTCGAAGAAACAGATGGGACGAAACTCCCAAAACAGAAAGAG aAACCCCTGGTCATGGTAGTGGGTGGGCCGAGACACCAAGAACCGATAGAGTAGCTGGAGATTTAATACAAGAAACACCGACGCCGTCTGCGAGTAAGAGAAGGAGTCGTTGGGATGAAACTCCTACTCAAACTCCTGGATCCATGACGCCGCAGACTCCAGCGACGCCTTTGACTACTCCGCATCAAACTTCTATTTTGACACCTAGTGGCACAACTCCAATCGGTTCAAAAGCCATGGGAATGGCCACTCCAACACCCGGACATCTCATGTCAATGACACCAGAACAGCTCCAGGCTTACCGATGGGAGCGGGAAATAGACGAGAGAAATCGTCCCTTATCGGACGATGAGCTTGACGCAATGTTTCCTCCGGGCTATAAAGTGTTGCAGCCTCCTGCag GTTACGTACCCATTAGAACGCCTGCTAGAAAATTAACGGCAACTCCCACACCTATTGCTGGAACACCACAGGGATTTTTCATTCAGCAAGaagataaaaattcaaaattaatcgACAATCAACCAAAGGGAAATTTGCCTTTCATGAAGCCAGAAGATGCTCAGTATTTTGATAAACTGTTGGTGGACGTTGATGAAGAATCACTAAGTCCAGAGGaacagaaagaaagaaaaatcatgaagttattgttgaaaattaaaaatggcaCACCACCAATGCGTAAAGCCGCGTTGAGACAAATAACGGACAAAGCGAGAGAATTCGGTGCTGGTCCATTGTTCAATCAAATTTTACCCCTTCTTATGTCTCCAACTCTCGAAGATCAAGAAAGACATTTACTGGTTAAAGTAATCGATCGAATTTTGTACAAACTAGATGATTTGGTCAGGCCTTATGTACACAAG ATTCTCGTCGTCATTGAACCTTTGCTAATTGACGAAGATTATTATGCCCGTGTAGAAGGCAGAGAGATCATTTCGAACTTGGCAAAAGCTGCTGGATTGGCTACTATGATCTCTACCATGAGGCCCGATATTGACAACATTGACGAATACGTCAGAAATACGACAGCCAGAGCATTTGCTGTGGTCGCGTCGGCTTTAGGAATTCCATCTCTTTTGCCTTTTTTGAAAGCTGTATGCAGAAGTAAAAAATCTTGGCAAGCAAGACACACGGGTATCAAGATAGTACAACAGATTGCTATTTTAATGGGGTGTGCTATCTTGCCTCATTTGaaaagtttggttgaaatcatTGAGCATG gttTGGTGGATGAACAACAAAAAGTTCGTACCATCACTGCCTTGGCTATAGCGGCATTGGCTGAAGCAGCCACTCCTTACGGTATTGAAAGTTTCGATTCAGTACTGAAGCCTCTATGGAAAGGTATTCGTACGCATAGAGGCAAAGGTCTGGCAGCTTTTCTCAAAGCCATTGGTTATTTGATACCGCTTATGGATGCTGAGTATGCCAACTACTATACTCGAGAAGTAATGTTGATTCTGATCCGAGAATTCCAGTCGCCAGATGaagaaatgaagaaaattgTGTTAAAG GTCGTAAAACAATGTTGTGGAACTGATGGTGTGGAAGCCCAGTATATAAAAGATGAAATTTTGCCACATTTCTTCAAACATTTCTGGAATCATCGAATGGCCCTAGATCGTAGGAACTACCGACAG ctTGTAGATACTACGGTTGAAATTGCAAATAAAGTTGGGGCCTCTGAAATCATCAACCGAGTTGTTGATGATTTGAAGGATGAGAACGAACAGTACAGAAAGATGGTAATGGAAACTATCGAAAAAATCATGAGCAATCTTGGAGCAGCTGACGTTGATTCTCGCCTCGAGGAACAGCTAATTGACGGTATTTTATACGCTTTCCAAGAACAGACGACAGAG gaCGTAGTTATGCTGAACGGTTTTGGCACAATTGTGAATACACTTAGTAAACGAGTAAAGCCCTATTTGCCGCAAATTTGTGGTACAATATTATGGAGGCTTAATAATAAATCGGCGAAGGTAAGGCAGCAAGCTGCTGATCTGATATCTCGCATAGCGGTTGTTATGAAGACTTGTCAAGAAGAAAAGCTCATGGGACATTTAGGAGTTGTGCTATATGAATACTTAGGAGAAGAATACCCCGAAGTACTGGGCAGTATACTAGGAGCTTTAAAAGGCATTGTCAATGTAATTGGAATGACGAAAATGACGCCGCCCATAAAAGACCTTCTTCCAAGGTTAACGCCTATTTTGAAGAACAGGCACGAAAAG GTGCAGGAGAATTGTATAGATTTAGTTGGAAGGATAGCCGACCGTGGACCCGAGTATGTATCGGCACGTGAATGGATGAGAATTTGTTTCGAACTTTTGGAACTGCTCAAGGCCCACAAAAAAGCTATAAGACGAGCCACAGTCAACACCTTTGGTTATATTGCCAAAGCTATTGG GCCTCACGATGTCTTGGcaacattattaaataatcTAAAAGTTCAAGAGCGTCAAAACCGTGTATGCACAACTGTAGCAATCGCTATTGTTGCTGAAACATGCAGCCCATTCACTGTATTGCCAGCACTAATGAATGAATACAGAGTTCCAGAATTAAATGTTCAAAACGGTGTTTTAAAATCTCTATCTTTCTTATTTGAGTATATTGGAGAAATGGGTAAAGATTATATTTACGCTGTCAGTCCATTACTTGAAGATGCCCTAATGGACAG ggaTCTCGTGCACAGACaaacagcttgtgcagcaatcaaGCACATGTCGTTAGGCGTTCACGGATTTGGCTGTGAAGATGCCTTGGTACATCTATTAAATTACGTATGGCCGAACGTTTTTGAGACTTCTCCGCATTTAGTTCAAGCATTTATGGATGCTGTGGATGGCTTACGAGTATCACTGGGGCCAATTAAAATTCTACAGTACACTTTACAG gGTTTATTCCATCCTGCAAGGAAAGTTCGCGATGTGTATTGGAAGATATATAACTCTTTGTATATCGGTGGACAAGATGCTCTTGTTGCTGGCTATCCGAGAATAATGAATGACCCAAAGAATCAATATATTAGATACGAGCTAGATTATGTTTTGTAA
- the LOC100118884 gene encoding splicing factor 3B subunit 1 isoform X1, whose product MDQIPRTREDIEAQIRDIQEKKKTAKANAVEEDQVALGKTGFYDQDIYDGTNNKFDGYVTSIAANDEVDDEDYEPSTFSTNKRGFNAPAALLNDVAQSEKDYDPFADRRRPTIADREDEYRQKRRRMIISPERVDPFAEGGKTPDVGSRTYTEIMKEQLLKGEESELRKKIAEKAKDGTLKTNGEAKVAPKKRGRWDQTDDTPTAKKPTAGLGTATTPTSWDNADVTPAVVRWDETPGHGKGGETPGATPGVSTRIWDATPGHATPGATTPGRETPLEKVVSSRRNRWDETPKTERETPGHGSGWAETPRTDRVAGDLIQETPTPSASKRRSRWDETPTQTPGSMTPQTPATPLTTPHQTSILTPSGTTPIGSKAMGMATPTPGHLMSMTPEQLQAYRWEREIDERNRPLSDDELDAMFPPGYKVLQPPAGYVPIRTPARKLTATPTPIAGTPQGFFIQQEDKNSKLIDNQPKGNLPFMKPEDAQYFDKLLVDVDEESLSPEEQKERKIMKLLLKIKNGTPPMRKAALRQITDKAREFGAGPLFNQILPLLMSPTLEDQERHLLVKVIDRILYKLDDLVRPYVHKILVVIEPLLIDEDYYARVEGREIISNLAKAAGLATMISTMRPDIDNIDEYVRNTTARAFAVVASALGIPSLLPFLKAVCRSKKSWQARHTGIKIVQQIAILMGCAILPHLKSLVEIIEHGLVDEQQKVRTITALAIAALAEAATPYGIESFDSVLKPLWKGIRTHRGKGLAAFLKAIGYLIPLMDAEYANYYTREVMLILIREFQSPDEEMKKIVLKVVKQCCGTDGVEAQYIKDEILPHFFKHFWNHRMALDRRNYRQLVDTTVEIANKVGASEIINRVVDDLKDENEQYRKMVMETIEKIMSNLGAADVDSRLEEQLIDGILYAFQEQTTEDVVMLNGFGTIVNTLSKRVKPYLPQICGTILWRLNNKSAKVRQQAADLISRIAVVMKTCQEEKLMGHLGVVLYEYLGEEYPEVLGSILGALKGIVNVIGMTKMTPPIKDLLPRLTPILKNRHEKVQENCIDLVGRIADRGPEYVSAREWMRICFELLELLKAHKKAIRRATVNTFGYIAKAIGPHDVLATLLNNLKVQERQNRVCTTVAIAIVAETCSPFTVLPALMNEYRVPELNVQNGVLKSLSFLFEYIGEMGKDYIYAVSPLLEDALMDRDLVHRQTACAAIKHMSLGVHGFGCEDALVHLLNYVWPNVFETSPHLVQAFMDAVDGLRVSLGPIKILQYTLQGLFHPARKVRDVYWKIYNSLYIGGQDALVAGYPRIMNDPKNQYIRYELDYVL is encoded by the exons ATGGATCAGATACCGCGAACTCGAGAAG ATATTGAGGCGCAGATACGAGACATacaggagaagaagaaaactgCAAAAGCTAATGCTGTTGAAGAAGATCAGGTAGCTCTAGGCAAAACTGGATTCTATGATCAAGATATCTACGATGGGACGAACAATAAGTTTGATGGCTACGTCACATCCATTGCAGCTAATGATGAAGTTGAC GATGAAGATTACGAACCAAGTACATTTAGTACAAACAAGAGGGGTTTCAATGCTCCAGCTGCATTACTCAACGATGTTGCACAG AGTGAAAAGGATTATGATCCCTTTGCGGACAGAAGACGACCAACAATTGCTGACAGAGAAGATGAATATAGGCAAAAAAGGCGGCGGATGATTATTTCACCGGAGCGTGTTGATCCATTTGCAGAAG GTGGAAAGACTCCAGATGTCGGATCAAGGACATACACAGAAATTATGAAAGAACAGCTCCTAAAAGGAGAAGAATCAGAA CTGCGTAAGAAAATAGCTGAGAAAGCTAAAGATGGAACTCTTAAAACGAACGGAGAAGCAAAAGTAGCTCCCAAGAAACGTGGTCGTTGGGATCAAACAGATGATACGCCAACCGCTAAAAAGCCGACTGCAGGACTTGGCACAGCAACAACCCCGACATCATGGGATAATGCAGAT GTCACACCAGCTGTTGTAAGGTGGGATGAGACTCCCGGCCATGGCAAAGGAGGGGAAACACCCGGGGCCACACCAGGAGTGAGCACAAGAATTTGGGATGCAACACCTGGTCATGCAACTCCCGGTGCAACAACCCCAGGGAGAGAAACCCCTCTTGAAAAAGTAGTTTCTAGTCGAAGAAACAGATGGGACGAAACTCCCAAAACAGAAAGAG aAACCCCTGGTCATGGTAGTGGGTGGGCCGAGACACCAAGAACCGATAGAGTAGCTGGAGATTTAATACAAGAAACACCGACGCCGTCTGCGAGTAAGAGAAGGAGTCGTTGGGATGAAACTCCTACTCAAACTCCTGGATCCATGACGCCGCAGACTCCAGCGACGCCTTTGACTACTCCGCATCAAACTTCTATTTTGACACCTAGTGGCACAACTCCAATCGGTTCAAAAGCCATGGGAATGGCCACTCCAACACCCGGACATCTCATGTCAATGACACCAGAACAGCTCCAGGCTTACCGATGGGAGCGGGAAATAGACGAGAGAAATCGTCCCTTATCGGACGATGAGCTTGACGCAATGTTTCCTCCGGGCTATAAAGTGTTGCAGCCTCCTGCag GTTACGTACCCATTAGAACGCCTGCTAGAAAATTAACGGCAACTCCCACACCTATTGCTGGAACACCACAGGGATTTTTCATTCAGCAAGaagataaaaattcaaaattaatcgACAATCAACCAAAGGGAAATTTGCCTTTCATGAAGCCAGAAGATGCTCAGTATTTTGATAAACTGTTGGTGGACGTTGATGAAGAATCACTAAGTCCAGAGGaacagaaagaaagaaaaatcatgaagttattgttgaaaattaaaaatggcaCACCACCAATGCGTAAAGCCGCGTTGAGACAAATAACGGACAAAGCGAGAGAATTCGGTGCTGGTCCATTGTTCAATCAAATTTTACCCCTTCTTATGTCTCCAACTCTCGAAGATCAAGAAAGACATTTACTGGTTAAAGTAATCGATCGAATTTTGTACAAACTAGATGATTTGGTCAGGCCTTATGTACACAAG ATTCTCGTCGTCATTGAACCTTTGCTAATTGACGAAGATTATTATGCCCGTGTAGAAGGCAGAGAGATCATTTCGAACTTGGCAAAAGCTGCTGGATTGGCTACTATGATCTCTACCATGAGGCCCGATATTGACAACATTGACGAATACGTCAGAAATACGACAGCCAGAGCATTTGCTGTGGTCGCGTCGGCTTTAGGAATTCCATCTCTTTTGCCTTTTTTGAAAGCTGTATGCAGAAGTAAAAAATCTTGGCAAGCAAGACACACGGGTATCAAGATAGTACAACAGATTGCTATTTTAATGGGGTGTGCTATCTTGCCTCATTTGaaaagtttggttgaaatcatTGAGCATG gttTGGTGGATGAACAACAAAAAGTTCGTACCATCACTGCCTTGGCTATAGCGGCATTGGCTGAAGCAGCCACTCCTTACGGTATTGAAAGTTTCGATTCAGTACTGAAGCCTCTATGGAAAGGTATTCGTACGCATAGAGGCAAAGGTCTGGCAGCTTTTCTCAAAGCCATTGGTTATTTGATACCGCTTATGGATGCTGAGTATGCCAACTACTATACTCGAGAAGTAATGTTGATTCTGATCCGAGAATTCCAGTCGCCAGATGaagaaatgaagaaaattgTGTTAAAG GTCGTAAAACAATGTTGTGGAACTGATGGTGTGGAAGCCCAGTATATAAAAGATGAAATTTTGCCACATTTCTTCAAACATTTCTGGAATCATCGAATGGCCCTAGATCGTAGGAACTACCGACAG ctTGTAGATACTACGGTTGAAATTGCAAATAAAGTTGGGGCCTCTGAAATCATCAACCGAGTTGTTGATGATTTGAAGGATGAGAACGAACAGTACAGAAAGATGGTAATGGAAACTATCGAAAAAATCATGAGCAATCTTGGAGCAGCTGACGTTGATTCTCGCCTCGAGGAACAGCTAATTGACGGTATTTTATACGCTTTCCAAGAACAGACGACAGAG gaCGTAGTTATGCTGAACGGTTTTGGCACAATTGTGAATACACTTAGTAAACGAGTAAAGCCCTATTTGCCGCAAATTTGTGGTACAATATTATGGAGGCTTAATAATAAATCGGCGAAGGTAAGGCAGCAAGCTGCTGATCTGATATCTCGCATAGCGGTTGTTATGAAGACTTGTCAAGAAGAAAAGCTCATGGGACATTTAGGAGTTGTGCTATATGAATACTTAGGAGAAGAATACCCCGAAGTACTGGGCAGTATACTAGGAGCTTTAAAAGGCATTGTCAATGTAATTGGAATGACGAAAATGACGCCGCCCATAAAAGACCTTCTTCCAAGGTTAACGCCTATTTTGAAGAACAGGCACGAAAAG GTGCAGGAGAATTGTATAGATTTAGTTGGAAGGATAGCCGACCGTGGACCCGAGTATGTATCGGCACGTGAATGGATGAGAATTTGTTTCGAACTTTTGGAACTGCTCAAGGCCCACAAAAAAGCTATAAGACGAGCCACAGTCAACACCTTTGGTTATATTGCCAAAGCTATTGG GCCTCACGATGTCTTGGcaacattattaaataatcTAAAAGTTCAAGAGCGTCAAAACCGTGTATGCACAACTGTAGCAATCGCTATTGTTGCTGAAACATGCAGCCCATTCACTGTATTGCCAGCACTAATGAATGAATACAGAGTTCCAGAATTAAATGTTCAAAACGGTGTTTTAAAATCTCTATCTTTCTTATTTGAGTATATTGGAGAAATGGGTAAAGATTATATTTACGCTGTCAGTCCATTACTTGAAGATGCCCTAATGGACAG ggaTCTCGTGCACAGACaaacagcttgtgcagcaatcaaGCACATGTCGTTAGGCGTTCACGGATTTGGCTGTGAAGATGCCTTGGTACATCTATTAAATTACGTATGGCCGAACGTTTTTGAGACTTCTCCGCATTTAGTTCAAGCATTTATGGATGCTGTGGATGGCTTACGAGTATCACTGGGGCCAATTAAAATTCTACAGTACACTTTACAG gGTTTATTCCATCCTGCAAGGAAAGTTCGCGATGTGTATTGGAAGATATATAACTCTTTGTATATCGGTGGACAAGATGCTCTTGTTGCTGGCTATCCGAGAATAATGAATGACCCAAAGAATCAATATATTAGATACGAGCTAGATTATGTTTTGTAA